DNA from Mucilaginibacter mallensis:
GTTAAAGTTATTATTGCTGATGATGGGGAACCGAAGAGTTAAGTTAGTAGCTGCATTACTTTGTATTTTAATATTAAAAAGCATAACGACCTATGCGCAGGTGAATGCTTTTAAATACCGGGCCGATATAAAAAAGATTGATTCAGCGGGGATCTATAAAATTGAACTAAACCCGGGCCTGATCGCTAAAAGTGCTAAAGGTCTGTATGATATTCGGTTATTTGATAATACCGGGAAAACCGTGGCTTATGCATTAAGCAATAATTTATCAGCCGGGAACCAGGATAGTTTTATTGAATTTCCCGTGGTTAATTCAAGCCCGGAAACTGATACTGCCACTATTTATATTTCAGAAAATGTAAATAGATTGAATATTAACCAGCTTTGGGTTGATCTGAAAAATACCAGTGTGAATCGTAATGTGAACTTAACTGGCAGCGACGATCTAAAAACATGGTTTGCAATAAAAGAGGATATCCAGTTGCAGGATGCCGGTGATGGCGGAAAGCCTGATTATGAGCAGTCGTTTAGTTTCCCAATAAGTAATTACCGTTATTTTAAGATACAGATAAACGGTAAGAATAAGGCTCCTGTAAAAATATTAAGATCGGGCATTTACTTAACCCAATCAAACCAGCCTGAGTATGCTGAACTACCACCTGTTAAATTCAACAAAGTAGATACAGGTAAAAAAACAAGTATTTTTATCCGATTTGCTGAACCTTATCAACTTAATAAACTTCATTTAAACATAACTGACCCTAAATATTACAGCCGAAGGGTGGTGGTGTATACTACTGATAAAAACTTTGATAATGTAAATATTGATGAGGTTTGCGATACAGTTTTAAGTTCATCGGGTAAGCAAGATATCATGCTTTCCGCCAAAGCAAAGTACATCAGGGTTGATATATTTAATGGCGATGATAATCCATTGCGCGTTGCGTCTGTAAACGCCTATCAGTTAAAACAATATATCATAAGCTACCTCGCTGGTGGTCATGATTATTATGTACTTACCGGCGACTCACTCGCCAAAACTGTTAATTACGACCTCAGCTTTTTAAAGTATTGTTCGATAGACAGGTTGCCTGTAATAACTTCAAACACTGCCTATAAAAACCCCGATTATGCCACTGGTAAAGGGGCGCAACCTAAGCATGATTTTGGGCTATGGATATGGTTATCAATGCTGATAGTATTAGCGCTGCTTAGCTTTTTGACGGTTAAAATGACACGGGAAATCCAGTAAATTCTTTACGTAATTATCCCGATCACCGAAAAATGTTAATATGTTAATAAACTGACTTTTAAGGCAGAAAAGTTTAGGGGTATTTTTATAGTATGAAGTTAAACTGCTACTCCAAATTTGCATTCTTAGCGCTTATTTCTTTAACTATTCTTACTTCATGCCACCCCCGCAAAGCGGTGATGAAAGGCGAGCCGGGCGAAATTGTTCAGCCTCAAGCCAGTATTGCTGATAAATATTCGGAGATGATGGGGGTTGATAAAAATGATATACAAAATGGCCGCCTTTATGCCTTTATTGATCAATGGATGGGCACACCCTACAGATTTGGCGGTTTAGATAAGGACGGAATAGATTGCTCAGGGCTTGCTTTTTTATTGGAGCAGCAAGTTTATGGCATAGCTATCCCACGCATGACCAGTAAGCAAATACTGGTTATTAAACGCGAATATGAGCAGGACCTGAAGGAAGGCGACCTGGTGTTTTTTGATTTCGATGGTAAAAAATTCAGTCACGTAGGTGTCTACCTGCAAAATGGCTATATAGTTCACGCAAGTTCATCTAAAGGAGTAATTATTGTACCATTGCATGGTGCCATCTATAAATACTTTTCAAGATGCGGGTCGGTAACTGATCTGGGTACAACTACCGTTACAGCTGATTCGGTAAATTAACAATTGCGTGTTTATTGCAAACCATTATGATAAATTGGTAATTTTGTGACATAATGGAAGAACCCAAAGAAAACTATTCATTCTGGACAAAATATAAACGCTTTGCCGGTAACGAAATACTTTTATATGTAATTATGATTGTGGGTATTATACTCGGTATAGTTATCTTCAGTTATTTTTAACCAGTATTATTTCATGTGCATCGGCATCAGCAACCGATTGGTAAAAATCAACCAGGTCCTGGTAAGTATCTTTAGGGTATGTGCCGTCATTTAACCGGAATTTACGTTTATAAACTAATTGGTTCCCGTCAACTTTCATACTAGCGCTATACTTGCCAAAAGGCAAATCAAGGTTTCTGTGTAATATTTCACTATCCAGATGGTAACCCGTAGGCAAGGTGTAAGTTATCTCATCTTCATCGGTATACCCTTCATTTATATAAACATTGGTAACACGGTTATGTACCTGCCTTGGTACAGCTATGTGGTGTACAGGGTTTAATAAAAAAGTTATTCTCCCATTATCTGTTGATGCAAATTCGGGAGCTTTGAGCTTTATGTTTTCAGTGGTAGAAGGATCGAGGCTTTTATCCTGACTAAATTCCAGCTTCTCAATATTCATATTATTTATCGGGTAGATATTCTGCATAGCTTTCAGCCTTTCAACTTGTGATTGCGCAATTACCCAATCCCGGTCATCATATTCAGCCCCTTTAAAGGTGGTGGTCATCTCACCTGTCATGTCACCAGTTGCAGAAATTACAAAGCTGGCTTTTCGTTTTTCCAGATTATTTTCTGCTGTATATTTAGGGGTATGCATTAGTTTACCACCCTCAGGTGTGCATGCCAATACATTACGGTCATCCGTAAAATCTCCCAAGTAGCCAAAGGGGATGGTTTGGCTGGTACAGTCACACCAGGTAGTATCATTTTTAAAAGGCAAGCACAAAATAATATGATTCCCCTGGTTCATACTCGCAAAATCACTCAGGAAGCTTATTTTACGTGATAGGTTAGCCTCAACAGTACAATAATAAGAGTCGATACCAACTACTTTTAATAATGCTTGCGTATAATTCACCAGCGCTTTACAATCGCCATAGTTTACCCTGTCAACATCACCCGCAGTAAATGGCTGATACCCTCCAATACCTATTTGTACACTCACGTACCGGGTTCGGCCCTGCATATACTCGTATATTTTTTTTGCTTTTAACTTAGGGTCAGTAATGCCCCTGGTCATTTGTATAATCTGCTCGGCTGTGGCAGGTGACACCTCTTGCCTGTTCTTCAATAATTTATCTGATATCCATTTGCCAAGTTCATTCCAATTGGTAAAGCTGCCATCGATACCTTCGTACTGAAATTTAACCGGGGCAATTTTAACCATGCTCAGATAATTCTCAGGATTAGGATCAAATGGTTCTTCCTTAATTGCTTTTAGGTTATTTACCTGCCATGCATATGTTTTTAAACCAGTATTGGCATTTGTTGATATATATACACCCGATGGCATATTCATTTCTTTATACCGAATATTAAAATCGGGCTTGCAGATAAAGTTAAAAGAGCTTTTTTCAACAGCTATTCCGGTTTCCGAATTTGGCATCCAACCTGGTATATTAAGCGATTGTTCATATCTTAACTCATATTCATATTCAATAGTGTAAGGGTAGTCTGTGATAGCAGGTTCATAATGTTTTACCCTCATATCCTCAAAAAGAGAAAAACCATCGGTAGTACCCCTGTCTTCAAAATTACTTTCCGAAAACTTACTAATTTGTGTGCCAAAAGAATTATAAATAACTCCCTTAACGCCTCTTATGGTGATGCTTTTATTATGATATAGCGCAATACGAGCCGCTCTATCGCCATTTTTATTTAATACAGTTATAGCTTCTTTAACATGACAAACAGTATTATCAAAATCTTTTACCTCAACATTAATCTGTTCATTTCGTACCACGGCACGGGCGTATGGAAGCAAGTCTTTTGATATGAGGCTGGCATCATAATTTTGCTGTGCATTAACAGTAGCAGCAATAAATAACAAGCAAAATACAAGTATGGGTTTCATTAATCCTGTTTATGAAATTATATATTAACTTTTTTTCTTTAAAGTCATCGGTGCTTTTTCAGACAGGATGATCTTATTAAAAAGCTCTTTTAAATAAGCATATTCTTCAGAACTGTAAATAGCTTTGTTGAACTGTATAATGTGTGAAAATGTAAACGAATTATCACTAGCCTGGTAAAGCGTTTCAAATAATCCCCCTTTATTTGGCAAACCAATGGATATATCCTGTGGTGGAGTATCAACAATATAATTATCGGGTAGGTGAACTACTAAGGTAAACCTTTCTGTAAGCGGCATACCTCTGTCAATAGGGTAATTCCGTTCCTGCAAACGGTAGGGGTTACGTGTAATATGATCAGTAATATAGGGGTTAAAGACCAGCCGATCCTTATAAAGATCGTCATATTTCTTTATTTCAATTTCATATTTTTCAACCAATGGCATGTCAAGGCTGTCCAGGTTACTTATCTCAGAATTTAAGATCTTAAACTTGGGTGAACGCTCATCCAGATTTTCCACATATTCATCAACGGAGTTGAATTTTTTTATAGCTTTTCTTTCTTCATATGCTGCATAGCCAAATAAATACTGGACCATGGTTCCTTTTAGTTTGCCATCGGGCTGCAGCGTCAGGTCAAGCGCAGAGGTTCTTATTATCCGTTGCTGGGTACTGTTCATGTCTATCCAGTACGAAGGCTTATCAAGGCTCATAACCCGGCCCTGGTCGTTTAAGCACTTCATGGGTAGTATCCCAAACGGCAGTAAAGGGTCTGTTGCATCAAGCAGGTATGGCTTATTGTCAATATCAACCTTGGCAACTACATAATTAAACTCCTCCTGTACAGGGTATAGCTTATTTATAAAGCCATTTTCACGTGTAGATAGGAGTACGGCCTGAGCGTTGAAGCCGGCAGCCTCTAAAGCAGCAGCCAAAGCCAGGTTTATTTCGGCAACATTGCCGCTATGTGTTTCAAGTACTTTTCTTAAACCATCGTTACTTCCGGTTGCATAGAAATCGTTCCACTTAAGGGTTTTCTGAATATATTCATAAACCGCCTTTGCACGGGCCATGCTATCGGTTTTACCCGCAATTACAGGTATGATTCGGTCTTTAAATAAGTCTTTTTTCTTTAACAGACTTCCAAAATATTCAGAATGTTTAAGATCATAGTCTACGTCCCGCCATTCCTTGGCCATTTTTGTTTTAGCGCCGTTGTATGGGTTGGTATATTCAGCAAGTTCAAAATACACGGCCGACAAGAAGTTCTTTCTTGAAGTCATATCATCCTCATCTATAAAAGCAGGAATATCTGTCATTCCAAAAGTTAAATGTGAACAATCACTTTTGCCTCCTCCTGCAGAGAAGCAATTGCTTTCAATCTCTGCCTTATTTGTTGTTAGTTTTAAGCTTCCCCTAAGCGAGGCATTATAGTTCCAAAACCCTGGTATGTGCACATCATATTCTGAATGCATTTTAGGGATATCACTCTGGAACTCCCAATGTGGGAAAAGTTGCAGATATCTGGAATAAGTAGTGTATTTATACTCAATGATACATCCGTTTCGTATAGATGGGAGGGCAAACTTTACCAGTGTATGGTATTTATCCATCTTACTTTTATAAACTTTTTCCGGCTCAAGCTCGGTTTTACTTATTGATCCATTATCGTCGGCGTAGGTTGTTATACCTTTGATGTTTTCAATGGTCTCACTATCCTCATCATTGTCCCTAAGTATTACCTCTACATTTGCATGATCAAACCCTTTGCTGTCAAATATTTTTATCTTAACATGATATTCATAAATGATCTTGATATTGTCGTTGCTGGTTACATCTATTTTTGATCTTCCGTACTCATTCAATACCACCGCATGTGCTGATGTATCCTTATCGTAACGCTTCATTTCCAGGTCCTCGAGCTTAAAAGTGCCGTAGTCAAAATCCTGAGCTTTTGCAATAATGGTTAAGGAGATGAATATCAGGAGGATTAGTAACGGCTTTTTCATAATTGTTAAACTATTTAGGTGCCAGTAAATTATAAAATAATTACAGTTCTTTTTGAAAAGATTTTAAATTAATCAGCCCTTTGTTATTATACTTTTGCACCTTTGCATTTCCGATCCATTATGATGAAATTGAATTTAAAGAAACCACTGGCTTTTTTTGATCTGGAAGCCACAGGAACTAATATAGGTGCCGACAGGATTGTTGAAATATCTGTTATAAAACTAAATGTTGATGGCAGCGAAGATGTAAAAACATGGCGTGTAAACCCGGAAATGCCTATCCCGCTGGAATCATCGCTGATACATGGTATTTATGACGAGGATATAAAGGATGAGCAAACCTTCAATCAAATAGCAGCATCTGTTGCTGAATTTATAAATATAAGCGACCTGGCCGGTTTTAACTCCAATAAGTTTGATATACCTATGTTGATGGAGGAATTTCTACGCGCAGGAGTTCAGTTTGATCTGGATAATCGCCATTTTGTTGATGTGCAAAACATCTTTCATCAGATGGAACAGCGTACGCTAAAGGCGGCCTACCAGTTTTATTGCGATAAACAGATCATAAATGCCCACTCAGCTGAAGCTGATACCCGCGCTACTATGGAAGTTTTACTTGCCCAGATAGCCAAATATGAAAATATGGAGTGGGAGGATAAGAAGGGTAATAAGAGCATACCTGTAGTAAATGATGTTGAGGCGCTTCATAAGTTCACCAATTTAACCAGGCCTGTTGATTTTGCCGGCCGCCTGGTTTACAATGAGCAAGGCGAGGAGACCATTAATTTTGGCAAGCACAAAGGCAAAAGGGTTGAAGATGTATTTAGCTCTGAACCTAGCTATTATTCATGGATGATGCAGGGCGATTTTCCTTTATATACTAAACGTAAGTTAGAGGAAATATATACCAGGTTTAGCGCTAAAAAAGCAGCTGAGAGGCAACCACGCCCCGCCACACCAAAACCGGTTGAAAATACACCTGCACAAGCAGTTAAAAAAACGGAATATCAAAAGCCACATAACAATAGCAACTATCGCCCGGATAATAAGCCTTTTAAAAAGAAGGAAGAGCCCGCAGTGCCGGTTAATGATGATATGTTGAAATTGCTGGCAGATAAGTTTAAAAAGGGGCTTTAGTGATTGGAGGTTAGTGATTGGAGATTAGTAAAATTTTAGCTGCAAGTAACTAATCACTAACCTCAAATCACTAATCAACTGTTCCGCAGGAACTCAATATTGCGGGTCAGGCCGCTGAATTTGGTGCGTTTTACGGCTGATGATTTGAATACTTTTTGAAATACTTCCTGGGTAATATCTGTCCAGTCGTTTTTATTCATATCCAACAGTTCGGGTGTTGCTTTAAATGACGGTTCATTGTTTAATACCGAAAACTTATTCCATGGGCATACATCCTGGCAAATATCACAGCCAAACATCCAGTTATCCATTTTGCCTTTAAATTCCTGTGGTATCGCGTCTTTAAGTTCGATGGTGAGGTATGATATGCAGCGGCTGCCATCAACAATATAAGGCGCTACAATAGCTTCGGTAGGGCAGGCATCAATACAACGTGTGCAACTGCCGCAATGGTCGGCCGTAGGTTCTATATCGTATTCCAGGTCAAGGTCTATGATCAGCTCTGCTAAAAAAAAGAAGGAACCTGATTTTTTATTGATAAGATTAGAGTTCTTGCCTGTCCAGCCCAGGCCTGCTTTTTTTGCCCAGGCTTTATCCAGCACCGGTGCTGAATCCACAAACGCGCGACCGCCAACTTCGCCTATTTTCTCATTGATTATCTCCATCAACTGCTTGAGCTTATCCTTTATTACCTGGTGATAATCAGCGCCATAAGCATACTTTGAAATTTTGGGTGCCAACGGATCGGCCTGTTTATGCTCACTGTAGTAATTTAACCCTAGTGATATGACAGATTTTGCCCCATCAACCAATAAACGCGGATCGAGGCGTTTATCAAAATGGTTTTCCATGTAACGCATTTCACCGTGCATGTTTTTTTTGAGCCATTGCTCCAGCCGGGGTGCTTCGTCCTCCAAAAACTCGGCTTTAGCTATACCGCAAAACATAAAGCCAAGGTTTTTCGCCTCAGTTTTAATTAGTTCGCTAT
Protein-coding regions in this window:
- a CDS encoding 3'-5' exonuclease: MKLNLKKPLAFFDLEATGTNIGADRIVEISVIKLNVDGSEDVKTWRVNPEMPIPLESSLIHGIYDEDIKDEQTFNQIAASVAEFINISDLAGFNSNKFDIPMLMEEFLRAGVQFDLDNRHFVDVQNIFHQMEQRTLKAAYQFYCDKQIINAHSAEADTRATMEVLLAQIAKYENMEWEDKKGNKSIPVVNDVEALHKFTNLTRPVDFAGRLVYNEQGEETINFGKHKGKRVEDVFSSEPSYYSWMMQGDFPLYTKRKLEEIYTRFSAKKAAERQPRPATPKPVENTPAQAVKKTEYQKPHNNSNYRPDNKPFKKKEEPAVPVNDDMLKLLADKFKKGL
- a CDS encoding transglutaminase domain-containing protein; its protein translation is MKKPLLILLIFISLTIIAKAQDFDYGTFKLEDLEMKRYDKDTSAHAVVLNEYGRSKIDVTSNDNIKIIYEYHVKIKIFDSKGFDHANVEVILRDNDEDSETIENIKGITTYADDNGSISKTELEPEKVYKSKMDKYHTLVKFALPSIRNGCIIEYKYTTYSRYLQLFPHWEFQSDIPKMHSEYDVHIPGFWNYNASLRGSLKLTTNKAEIESNCFSAGGGKSDCSHLTFGMTDIPAFIDEDDMTSRKNFLSAVYFELAEYTNPYNGAKTKMAKEWRDVDYDLKHSEYFGSLLKKKDLFKDRIIPVIAGKTDSMARAKAVYEYIQKTLKWNDFYATGSNDGLRKVLETHSGNVAEINLALAAALEAAGFNAQAVLLSTRENGFINKLYPVQEEFNYVVAKVDIDNKPYLLDATDPLLPFGILPMKCLNDQGRVMSLDKPSYWIDMNSTQQRIIRTSALDLTLQPDGKLKGTMVQYLFGYAAYEERKAIKKFNSVDEYVENLDERSPKFKILNSEISNLDSLDMPLVEKYEIEIKKYDDLYKDRLVFNPYITDHITRNPYRLQERNYPIDRGMPLTERFTLVVHLPDNYIVDTPPQDISIGLPNKGGLFETLYQASDNSFTFSHIIQFNKAIYSSEEYAYLKELFNKIILSEKAPMTLKKKS
- a CDS encoding C40 family peptidase, translating into MKLNCYSKFAFLALISLTILTSCHPRKAVMKGEPGEIVQPQASIADKYSEMMGVDKNDIQNGRLYAFIDQWMGTPYRFGGLDKDGIDCSGLAFLLEQQVYGIAIPRMTSKQILVIKREYEQDLKEGDLVFFDFDGKKFSHVGVYLQNGYIVHASSSKGVIIVPLHGAIYKYFSRCGSVTDLGTTTVTADSVN
- a CDS encoding DUF3857 domain-containing protein, whose product is MKPILVFCLLFIAATVNAQQNYDASLISKDLLPYARAVVRNEQINVEVKDFDNTVCHVKEAITVLNKNGDRAARIALYHNKSITIRGVKGVIYNSFGTQISKFSESNFEDRGTTDGFSLFEDMRVKHYEPAITDYPYTIEYEYELRYEQSLNIPGWMPNSETGIAVEKSSFNFICKPDFNIRYKEMNMPSGVYISTNANTGLKTYAWQVNNLKAIKEEPFDPNPENYLSMVKIAPVKFQYEGIDGSFTNWNELGKWISDKLLKNRQEVSPATAEQIIQMTRGITDPKLKAKKIYEYMQGRTRYVSVQIGIGGYQPFTAGDVDRVNYGDCKALVNYTQALLKVVGIDSYYCTVEANLSRKISFLSDFASMNQGNHIILCLPFKNDTTWCDCTSQTIPFGYLGDFTDDRNVLACTPEGGKLMHTPKYTAENNLEKRKASFVISATGDMTGEMTTTFKGAEYDDRDWVIAQSQVERLKAMQNIYPINNMNIEKLEFSQDKSLDPSTTENIKLKAPEFASTDNGRITFLLNPVHHIAVPRQVHNRVTNVYINEGYTDEDEITYTLPTGYHLDSEILHRNLDLPFGKYSASMKVDGNQLVYKRKFRLNDGTYPKDTYQDLVDFYQSVADADAHEIILVKNN
- the queG gene encoding tRNA epoxyqueuosine(34) reductase QueG, which codes for MHSNRSAYSELIKTEAKNLGFMFCGIAKAEFLEDEAPRLEQWLKKNMHGEMRYMENHFDKRLDPRLLVDGAKSVISLGLNYYSEHKQADPLAPKISKYAYGADYHQVIKDKLKQLMEIINEKIGEVGGRAFVDSAPVLDKAWAKKAGLGWTGKNSNLINKKSGSFFFLAELIIDLDLEYDIEPTADHCGSCTRCIDACPTEAIVAPYIVDGSRCISYLTIELKDAIPQEFKGKMDNWMFGCDICQDVCPWNKFSVLNNEPSFKATPELLDMNKNDWTDITQEVFQKVFKSSAVKRTKFSGLTRNIEFLRNS